One segment of Colius striatus isolate bColStr4 chromosome 23, bColStr4.1.hap1, whole genome shotgun sequence DNA contains the following:
- the CLDN25 gene encoding putative claudin-25, which yields MAGGWRARAQAGGMLLALLGWVSSCVTTFVPLWKNLNLDLNELEVWTMGLWQVCIAREEGAVECRAHGSFLALPPELRVSRLLMCLSNGLGLLGGLLAAPGLEGWRACEDKPALKRRLLLAGGAAFGTAGMATLAPVSWVAYNTVLDFWDDTVPDIVPRWEFGEATFLGWFAGAFLAAGGLLLACSTRSVGTPTPPAPACPPPPPSRATARSHPPHPKNADLVI from the coding sequence ATGGCCGGCGGCTGGCGGGCCAGGGCGCAGGCCGGAGGGATGCTGCTGGCCCTCCTCGGCTGGGTCTCCTCCTGCGTCACCACCTTCGTGCCTCTCTGGAAGAACCTCAACCTGGACCTGAACGAGCTGGAGGTCTGGACCATGGGGCTGTGGCAGGTCTGCATCGCCCGGGAGGAGGGGGCGGTGGAGTGCCGAGCCCACGGCTCCTTCCTGGCGCTGCCCCCCGAGCTGCGCGTCTCCCGCCTCCTGATGTGCCTGTCCAacgggctggggctgctggggggcctCCTGGCCGCCCCGGGGCTGGAGGGCTGGAGAGCCTGCGAGGACAAACCCGCGCTCAAGCGGCGGCTCCTGCTCGCCGGGGGAGCGGCGTTCGGCACGGCAGGGATGGCCACCCTGGCACCGGTCTCCTGGGTCGCCTACAACACTGTCCTCGACTTCTGGGATGACACGGTCCCCGACATCGTCCCCCGCTGGGAATTCGGGGAGGCCACGTTCCTGGGCTGGTTTGCCGGAGCCTTCCTCGCCGCGGGCGGGCTGCTCCTCGCCTGCAGCACTCGCTCCGTCGGGACCCCGACACCACCGGCCCCCGCctgccccccgccgcccccctcGCGGGCAACGGCCAGGAGCCACCCCCCGCATCCCAAAAACGCAGACCTCGTCATCTAG